From a single Coregonus clupeaformis isolate EN_2021a unplaced genomic scaffold, ASM2061545v1 scaf0516, whole genome shotgun sequence genomic region:
- the LOC123484973 gene encoding zinc finger protein 135-like codes for MHERIHTGEKPYHCSHCGKNFTQLGALVGHERTHTGEKPYHCSHCGKSFRWLWGLKKHERIHTGEKPYHCSHCGKSFRWLVSLKTHERIHTGEKPFQCSQCEKNFRWSGSLKKHERIHTGEKPFQHTNTREEKTYHCSHCGKTFSQSEDLKSHERIERLCSDLSF; via the coding sequence ATGCATGAgagaatacatacaggagaaaagccctaccactgttcccactgtggaaagaatTTTACTCAGTTAGGGGCCCTGGTTgggcatgagagaacacacacaggagagaagccgtatcactgttcccactgtggaaagagttttaggtGGTTATGGGGCCTGAaaaagcatgagagaatacacaccggagagaagccttaccactgttcccactgtggaaagagttttaggtGGTTAGTGAGCCTGAAaacgcatgagagaatacacactggcgaaaagcctttccaatgttcccagtgtgaaaAGAATTTTAGGTGGTCAGGGAGTCTGAaaaagcatgagagaatacacacaggagaaaagcctttccaacaTACTAACACacgggaggagaagacataccactgctctcattgtggaaagacattttcccagtcagaggacctgaaatcccatgagagaatagagaggctgtgttctgacttaaGTTTTTGA